A window of Zonotrichia leucophrys gambelii isolate GWCS_2022_RI chromosome 11, RI_Zleu_2.0, whole genome shotgun sequence contains these coding sequences:
- the SS18L2 gene encoding SS18-like protein 2: protein MSVAFVPERLRGAAEVNQETLQRLLEENDQLIRCIVEYQNKGRATDCVQYQHILHRNLIYLATIADATPPKTQKPVD from the exons ATGTCCGTGGCGTTCGTGCCCGAGCGGCTGCGCGGGGCGGCCGAGGTGAACCAGGAGACGCTGCAGCGG CTGTTGGAGGAGAACGACCAGCTGATCCGGTGCATCGTGGAGTACCAGAACAAGGGCCGCGCCACCGACTGCGTGCA GTACCAGCATATCCTGCACAGGAACCTCATTTATTTAGCGACAATTGCTGATGCCACCCCGCCCAAGACGCAGAAGCCTGTAGACTGA